A DNA window from Hordeum vulgare subsp. vulgare chromosome 1H, MorexV3_pseudomolecules_assembly, whole genome shotgun sequence contains the following coding sequences:
- the LOC123401450 gene encoding calcium/calmodulin-dependent protein kinase type IV-like, whose product MAEDAAAGTSGRRRLTRVRTLGRGASGAVVSLFAAGDGDELLAVKSAAAASGGAAQLRREGGILASLCSPYVLPCLGSRAAAGGEYQLFLEFAPGGSLADEVERNGGCLEEGAVRAYAADVARGLAYLHGESMVHGDVKGRNVVIGADGWAKLADFGCARSVGSAGPIGGTPAFMAPEVARGEEQGPAADVWALGCTVIEMATGRAPWSHMDDVVAAVRLIGYTDAVPEAPERLSSEAKDFLDKCFRRCAGERWTAEQLLEHPFLAFAGCGADVESAELKGKWVSPKSTLDAAMWESDADEDEKVPDDDTAKRMKALAASYSVLPDWESEDGWIDVLSCQSELPHSPAAEPCCSEAPDSPATAPAEQAMSSGYFWDDERLEAELGVEEAGVIGAAVLMAAAPPDETAYDYVEGFRDEGSSAVLEAELDAEAFDAGGGEVAAHNVGVANQVPVVNQQDVHWWDWIACDQAVVSVDRCDKGILVNSLMKMPNFLYSSFALLYQTSAYTTESAERMSRTYGELQHGIAPAVEQQLERNHQCALLVDPPERTKGMKTTASHNLIRFHCRQLRNPIQPHHIYPMDRAARVPQTGSNSEREKGPVIPWRPLAIADKCGKQQRYYVCEPPIGSIAVRKQLVWPAFASVSSKWQAGATVQLGSRTRRSGSSSSSSSQPRLLAGKHHRLGIRCSWLLSMTLVQIPSGYSAKVDVGA is encoded by the exons ATGGCGGAGGATGCCGCCGCGGGGACCAGCGGCCGGCGCCGGCTGACGCGCGTCCGCACGCTCGGCCGCGGCGCGTCCGGCGCCGTGGTGTCGCTCTTCGCggccggcgacggcgacgagctgCTCGCGGTGAAGTCAGCCGCGGCCGCCTCCGGGGGCGCGGCGCAGCTGCGGCGGGAGGGTGGCATCCTGGCCTCCCTCTGCTCGCCCTACGTGCTCCCCTGCCTCGGCTCCCGCGCCGCGGCCGGCGGGGAGTACCAGCTCTTCCTCGAGTTCGCGCCCGGCGGCTCCCTCGCCGACGAGGTGGAGCGGAACGGCGGCTGCCTCGAGGAAGGCGCCGTCCGCGCCTACGCGGCCGACGTGGCCAGGGGCCTCGCGTACCTCCACGGGGAGTCCATGGTCCACGGCGACGTCAAGGGCCGGAACGTGGTGATCGGCGCCGACGGCTGGGCCAAGCTCGCCGACTTCGGGTGCGCCCGGAGCGTCGGCTCGGCGGGGCCGATCGGGGGCACGCCAGCGTTCATGGCGCCCGAGGTGGCGCGCGGGGAGGAGCAGGGCCCGGCCGCCGACGTCTGGGCCCTGGGCTGCACCGTCATCGAGATGGCGACCGGCCGCGCCCCCTGGAGCCACATGGACGACGTGGTCGCGGCGGTGCGCCTGATCGGGTACACGGACGCCGTGCCGGAGGCGCCCGAGCGGCTGTCGTCGGAGGCCAAGGACTTCCTTGACAAGTGCTTCAGGCGGTGCGCCGGCGAGCGGTGGACGGCGGAGCAGCTGCTTGAGCACCCGTTCCTGGCGTTCGCCGGCTGCGGCGCCGACGTCGAGTCGGCGGAGCTGAAGGGCAAGTGGGTTTCCCCCAAGAGCACATTGGACGCCGCAATGTGGGAATCCGACGCCGACGAGGACGAGAAGGTGCCCGATGATGACACGGCCAAGAGGATGAAGGCATTGGCAGCCTCCTACTCGGTCTTGCCGGACTGGGAATCTGAGGACGGCTGGATCGACGTATTGAGCTGCCAATCCGAGCTTCCCCATTCCCCGGCGGCCGAGCCGTGCTGCAGTGAAGCTCCCGATTCGCCGGCGACCGCGCCGGCTGAGCAGGCGATGTCCAGCGGATATTTCTGGGACGACGAAAGATTAGAAGCAGAATTAGGAGTAGAAGAAGCCGGAGTCATTGGTGCTGCCGTGCTGATGGCCGCGGCGCCGCCCGACGAGACGGCGTACGATTATGTCGAAGGCTTCCGGGACGAAGGATCGTCGGCAGTACTAGAAGCAGAGCTGGACGCCGAAGCTTTCgacgccggcggcggcgaggtcgcCGCGCACAATGTAGGAGTAGCCAATCAAGTTCCAGTAGTGAATCAGCAAGATGTACATTGGTGGGATTGGATCGCTTGCGATCAGGCTGTAGTTAGTGTTGATAGATGTGACAAAGGAATACTAGTAAACTCGTTGATGAAGATGCCGAATTTCCTCTATTCGTCCTTCGCTCTCCTCT ACCAGACCTCGGCGTACACCACAGAATCAGCCGAGCGTATGAGCAGAACGTACGGCGAACTCCAGCATGGGATTGCACCTGCCGTGGAGCAACAGTTGGAGCGAAACCACCAATGCGCTCTGCTCGTCGACCCACCGGAACGAACAAAGGGCATGAAAACGACGGCGTCTCACAATCTCATCCGTTTCCATTGCCGACAGCTCAGGAACCCAATTCAACCACACCACATCTACCCGATGGATCGTGCCGCACGCGTTCCTCAAACTGGAAGCAACAGCGAGCGAGAAAAGGGCCCCGTAATCCCGTGGCGACCATTGGCAATTGCTGACAAATGTGGCAAGCAGCAGAGGTACTACGTGTGCGAACCTCCGATCGGCTCCATTGCAGTGCGGAAACAGCTGGTGTGGCCAGCTTTTGCGAGCGTATCGTCCAAGTGGCAGGCAGGGGCGACTGTGCAGTTGGGCAGCCGCACACGCCGGTCCGgcagctccagctccagctccagcCAGCCAAGGTTGTTGGCAGGAAAGCACCATCGGTTGGGCATACGGTGCAGTTGGTTATTATCCATGACGCTCGTCCAAATCCCCTCGGGTTACAGCGCCAAGGTAGATGTGGGCGCctga